One Lepus europaeus isolate LE1 chromosome 17, mLepTim1.pri, whole genome shotgun sequence genomic window, GTGGAATGAGGAAGACTGCCCCTGGTGCTTGTTGCAAATGCTGGAACTGCAGCAGTAGGTCACACAGACAAGATTGGACGTTTGAAAGAATTCTGTGAGCAGTATGACATATGGCTGCACGTGGAGGGTGTGAATCTGGCAACATTGGCTCTAGGTTATGTCTCCTCATCAGTGCTGGCTGCAACCAAATGTGATAGCATGACACTGACTCCTGGCCCGTGGCTGGGTTTGCCAGCTCTTCCTGCAGTGACACTCTACAAACATGATGATCCTGCCTTGACTTTAGTTGCCGGTCTTACATCAAATAAGCCAGCAGATAAACTCCGTGCCCTGCCTCTGTGGTTATCTTTGCAATACTTGGGACTTGATGGGACTGTGGAAAGGATCAAGCATGCCTGTCAGTTGAGTCAACGGTTGCAAGAAGGTTTGAAGAAAGTAAACCACATCAGAATCTTGGTAGAAGATGAGCTCAGTTCTCCAGTGGTGGTGTTCAGATTCGTGCAAGAATTATCAGGTGCAGATCCAGTGTTTAAAGCTGTCCCAGTGCCCAGCATGGCACCTGCGGCTGCCGGCCAGGAGACGCACTCCTGTGACGCGCTGAATCGCTGGCTGGGGGAGCAGCAGAAACAGCTGGTGCCTGCCAGCGGCTTCACTGTCATGGATCTGGAAGCCTAGGGGGTGTGTGTGCGCTTCAGCCCTTTGATGATGGGAGCAGTTCTGGGAACTCGGGGAGAGGACGTGGACCAGCTCATGACCTGCATACAGAGCAAGCTGCCAGTCCTGACCTGCACACTGCAGCTCTGGGAAGAGTTCAAGCAGGAAGTGGAGGTGACAGCAGGCCTCCTATACGTCGATGACCCTAACTGGCCTGGTATTGGGGTTGTCAGGTATGAACATGCTAACGATGAGAAGAGCAGATCTGGAGGGGGAAAAGATCCATGCTGGACTCCTGAAAAAGTTAAATGAACTGGAATCTGACCTGACATTTAAAATGGGCCCTGAGTATAAAAGCATGAAGAGCTGTATTTACATCGGCATGGCGAGTGAGGACATCGATGTTTCCGAACTAGTGGAGACCATTGCAGTTACAGCCAGGGAAACGGAGGAAAACTCAAGTCTCCTGGAGAACATGACAGAAGTCGTTCGGAAAGGAATTCAGGAAGCTCAGATTCAGCTGCAGAAGGCAAACGAGGAGCGGCTTCTGGAAGAGGGGGTGTTATGGCAGATCCctgtgctgggctctgtgctGAACTGGTTTTCTCCTGTGCAAGCTTTACAAAAGGGATGCACCTTTAACTTAACAGCAGGCTCTCTGGAGTCCACAGAACACACGTATGTCTACAATACAAGGTACAGGAGTGACCCGCCTCCCACCCCCTCAAGTCTGCGCACCAAGCAGAGATTGCCAGGCCAGAAGCCTTTCAAAAGGTCCCTGAGAGGCTCAGATGCTGTGAGCGAGACCAGCTCCATCAGTCACATTGAGGGCTGGGAAAAGGTGGAGCTGCTGTCCAGTGGGCCAGAGCAGAGCACCCTGGAGGCCCGTGGCCCTGAGCAACCCCCGGGGACTCCCAGGCCTCAGAGGACAGAGGCCCTCCCAGCCGGGGTCCAGTGCCCAGGTGACTGCACACAGGTAGAAGAACCAGAAAGCTTAAGATAAAATTTAGTGTTGGGTTCAAAACTCTACTATTGTTTCAGGGAAGATGAAGTTCTATTGAAAATGCGAACCGTGCAAGTACAAGAGAAGTGACTGTCATTGTGTTGAACTGGATTTTTGCACAACTGTGTGCCTGGGAGCTAGGCTTTCTGGGAGGACAGTCAGAACAGCCACCGACAGTCTGGTAGTGACACCATTCTCCCCTTAAGTTACATGAACACTTTTTATTCACAAAGAACACTTAGCTCCTGCCACTTGAAACACTTGCTCTTACCTTTCTAAACCTAACTGTAATAAGTTATTAGGTTGCACACAGTAACTTTTTGGTGAAACAGCTTTTGTTAGAGTTTTCTGTGATCTCTGCTGTCTGCTGGCAGAGGCGACACCCAGATGTGCAGTAGTCGCTCTACCATAGGATCCAGTTGCAACCCCCACGTGGGTGGTCTGGCTTAAGGAGAGTGGTCTCTCGGTGCTGTAAATAAGTCCCAGCCCTCTCCTGCCACCCTTCGGAGTCCAACATCA contains:
- the LOC133775791 gene encoding LOW QUALITY PROTEIN: pyridoxal-dependent decarboxylase domain-containing protein 1-like (The sequence of the model RefSeq protein was modified relative to this genomic sequence to represent the inferred CDS: inserted 2 bases in 1 codon; substituted 2 bases at 2 genomic stop codons), encoding MGKNLKEAMKMLEDSQRRTEDENGKKLVSEDIPGPLLGSGHDMVSILQLVQTLMHGEEEEEPQSARIQDIGEQGHMALLGHIYVGAYISTLDKEKLRKLTTRILSDTALWLCRIFKCENGYAYFHEEEREGLAKICRLAIHSRYEDFVVDGFNVLYNKKPVIYLSTAARPSLGQYLCNQLGFPFPCLCRVPCNTMFGSQHQMDVAFLEKLIKDDVEXGRLPLVLVANAGTAAVGHTDKIGRLKEFCEQYDIWLHVEGVNLATLALGYVSSSVLAATKCDSMTLTPGPWLGLPALPAVTLYKHDDPALTLVAGLTSNKPADKLRALPLWLSLQYLGLDGTVERIKHACQLSQRLQEGLKKVNHIRILVEDELSSPVVVFRFVQELSGADPVFKAVPVPSMAPAAAGQETHSCDALNRWLGEQQKQLVPASGFTVMDLEAXGVCVRFSPLMMGAVLGTRGEDVDQLMTCIQSKLPVLTCTLQLWEEFKQEVEVTAGLLYVDDPNWPGIGVVRYEHANDEXRADLEGEKIHAGLLKKLNELESDLTFKMGPEYKSMKSCIYIGMASEDIDVSELVETIAVTARETEENSSLLENMTEVVRKGIQEAQIQLQKANEERLLEEGVLWQIPVLGSVLNWFSPVQALQKGCTFNLTAGSLESTEHTYVYNTRYRSDPPPTPSSLRTKQRLPGQKPFKRSLRGSDAVSETSSISHIEGWEKVELLSSGPEQSTLEARGPEQPPGTPRPQRTEALPAGVQCPGDCTQVEEPESLR